From the genome of Podospora bellae-mahoneyi strain CBS 112042 chromosome 2, whole genome shotgun sequence:
CGAGAAGAATGCTGCCTTGCTCAGAGCCGTatggcggaggtggtgccAGTGAGCCCGTCATGGGGGCCAGACCCCACTTCTTCACGTTGGCCTCGATGAAAACAAATCCGGCCTGGCCAAAGTTGACGTGCACGATGCATGGGCCATTCGCTCCGACCGAGGGAAAGAAGTTTTGCGTCTTCATGCCGTGGGCGGCTtcttccagcttcttccCGTTTCGTGTGAAGAATATAGCGCCGGTCCGAGGTCGGTACCCAACGCCAATAACGTCACCTTGAACGATTTGGGGGCCGTAGTGGTTGCCCTTGAACGGTTGGTTGTAGCGGCGAGAACCATTGGAAAGATAGGCAACAGAGTGTTTGTGGAAGCCTAGCAGATCAGTTAGCGAGATCTGAACGCAAACGTCAAGAGAGAGGTCTCTATCCTACCTGGTAACCGGAACAGCGGATAGGGTTTCGTGCACATGCCGATGCTGACCAGAGTATTGTCTGGCTTCTCGTAGATCTTGGCTTCCCAGTAGTAGACTTCGTTCTGTTTTGGTACCGGCAGATTGCTCATGACGGTGCATTCCGAATCGAAGAACTCAATCTCCGTACGGGCTTCAACAAAGCAGTTGGCAATCTCCAGCTCCGGCTCAAACTCCCAAGCAGAAACACCCTTCTCCTGAATAGCCAGATACTGCGATAGCGAGATGTCCGTCTGCACAGACTCGGGGGGGTTGGCAGCAATGAAGGCTAGAATAATCAATGTCAGCGTTCGGATCCGGCCTTGCTGGATAGAAAATACGTTAGGGCCGGGCACGTACCCTTTGCTCTCAAATATTCCGTCCTCTGCATGTCATCCATCGTCTCCAATGCCTCGGTCTCCTCCCGTGCAAACGCCTGCTCGTCATCGTACTCGCCGGGACGACCGATCCGGTCGAGGAAGATGCGGCCCGAGGATGTGTACTTGAAATAGTAGATGATGAGAAACACGCAGAGTATCACGATGGCCGACCCGAACGACGACAGCaggccgatgatgatgccattCGGGGCCGGGTTTGGATTCGAGGGGTAGTGATCGTAACGATCCATTGTGTGGAAAGAGTGGCGGTTGTTGGTCATGTTGGATATCACCTCTCACGCACTGCGAACAACCGATTGCCGGCAATCACGGCTGGACCACATGCACCCGCAACACCCTTTCAGATAAGGCCAAGTCTTGCTCTCCTTGATGTCCACAGTTGTCCTGTTCTGTTCTGTTTCTGTCCCTAATCGTTCCGCTCAATCCCGGCGGGCGAGCAACCTGTAGCGAACTACCCAAGAACCAGGCGTCGGCAAATGAAAGAGAGACGGGCGGGCCGTTCGAGTGATGATGTCGCAGCGCAGCGGTCGATGGCTTTTCGCGGTGGACGCGGGGTTCGTTGGAAAAAGCAGTAGACTTTTTTGCCCAGCTGCACAAggcgatggatggatggatggatgaatgaATCAATGGATGGATAGTTCAGGAACGTTTGGGGTGTCACGTTGACTTTGGCGCAGGACGAACGCCGAGATGACGAATGACGAAAGCAGGCCGATAAGCAACGGGGAAGTGGAATCGAGGCACTGCCCActcgtcgtcgaggttgcGCAAGGGGGGTATACGGCAAAAGACAAACGCaagaaacgaaaaaaaaaaaaagaacaaaaagaagaaaagagaaagacgAGAGCAAGTTCGTCTGCGTATGTTGAGACTGGAGAAAGGACCAGTTCAGATCAGTTGACCCAAGACCtgaggaggagtggtgggagaaaGATGGAGTTTgtgaatgatgatggatggattggATGGGGCTGGCCCGGAACAGGTCACCACACCAAAAGGCTGGGTTTGCCTGCTACGGTCTCTGGCGCCAAGAGGGACGTGGGTGTTGGCGCACTATCAGGCAGCCGCCTTTCCCCCCTCGGCCAGCTGATTAGGCACTATCAGGTGGCGGGGAACTCGGCAAGCattggagggtggtgacgCTGAGGGGTTACCTAGGGGGTCTGTCCCCTCTTTTCGCTGATTTGTCTTGCAGTGGTTTTGCAGTTGGGTATCTAAATCCAAACCACAAGGTCTCTGCAGTATCTGTCTTTTGAAGGAGAAATGGAGTCGTCGAACGAATGCATAAACTCAGCAGACCCTGCGCCGCCCCAAGTCTCTGAAACCCGAGACAGCGCCTGAATGCGGCGGGTGCGCGTTGGCGAGGGACCATCTGCCCTGGCCGAGTTTCAAAGCCGCTGCCGCCCTGTGCTCGGTGCCGTGCTCACTGATGATGTAAACTACAACCACCCACCTGTTTCGCCAGCGCGCAATTCGGACCATCCTCTTGGGCCGGCCGTTGTTGGTAGTCTGATGGATAGCCAGGAAGCCACGTGGAGGTTGCAGGCTGCGACAGATGGCTGCATCGAAATAGAACGGCCAATCTACAAGAGCCACCGCAAACATTGAGACTTTGTGATGCTCACGCCCGCTCTGTGTCCTGCCGCCTTCGAGTCCTAAGGGGAATTGGACACTGAACAAAAGGACTGGAATGGAATCCCCATGGAACACCCAACCGAGACAATTGTTCTGGAAGCCCAAAAAGACGGTCCGCTCTCAGACAGCCGGGTCCCTGGAATGCCGGAAACGAACGTCTCTCGGGCCTCATGGATCGGACAACCTCCGAACCGGCCATCGATCGACACAGGGATGAATCTCATCTTACGATAACGTCTGAGGCCAGGGCCAAAGTCTATGTAATGACATTTATTGATCTGATCCGTCATGATAAATCTACATAATCCCAACATGAATGACAGGCTGGCTTCGCAAGTAGGTAAAACAGACCGCCACCGGTGAGATAAACAAAATAAACAAACGCCTGCTCTCATAGTCGGTCCCATCCTGTTCCAAACATcatccaacatcatctcgTCTTTCCATCCGTGGGTCCCAAATCCATCCCTTCCTGAATAACTCTTAATCAACGCTGCTGGTATCATCCCGTCTagtcctctctctctcccttctggctccggcaccaccgcgtctcttcctcttgtccTCGGCATACGCAAAGTCGCTCACGGAAGAGGCAATGGGGATGTGATGAGAGTGCGTGTAGACCTTGGTGCCCGAGTCGTCAGTGCTGGCAGTAGCGGCGCTGACCTCACTCTGAGCCCATCCACCCGGCATGCTGCTCGAAACCTCACTCGGTGGAGGTCTAGGTCTGGACTTGGACCTAGCCCTCGTGTAATCAGAGTAGGTGTTCGCCGAAGTGCCCTCACTCGCAATCTCATTCCCCTCATCAATCCTCCTCAGCgcaaccgcctcctccgctccgGCAGTAAAGCTGAAATCTCTCTTAATcctcctcgactccctcGGCTGCAGCGCCTTCTCCTGCGCAGCCGCCcgtctcccctcctccctcaacttcctcgcctcTGCCCTGATCTTCTCATTCTCCCTCACAGCATTCTTGTCGGCAGTGCTGTAAACCTTTCTGAtacccctctccttcttctcctccttcttcggcgTCCTCTGCTGTCCAGCCATCAAGCCTTCAGTAACCTCGCTGCCCCCATCGGCTGTGCTCTCCGCCATACCTCTCCCACTCGGGCTCACCTCCGACCAAGAAGGATTCGTGCTCCCATCCCACTCACTCCCATCCGCCTCCCGATTaatcccccccaccctcgccgccttctcaTGTCTATACATCCTCAGCTGCTCCTCagccaacctctccgcctcctcatccaccacctccccatccgtcccaaccttcctcctcgacttcctctccttctcccgcctcttatcctccctcttcctctccttctccctctccttctgctccctcttcatccttctcttctccctccccgagaAATCCGACACCCCCCCGGTAATGCCCGTGATGCCCGTCGTGGCCGAAACAACAGTAGTCAAATCATCATCCCTTCCCCCGCCATCCCTCGTCACCCCCGTAACGACAGTCCTATCATCCACATCCTTGTACACACTCCCGCCGCCCAAAACAGTCGACGCAGTCACATCGCTGTAAACCGTACCGTTAGGCCCGATTTTAGGACGCCGAAGAACGGTAGACTTGTAatcctcccaatccccctccTTGAAGTAAAACCCCCCGTTCTTggcccagaagaagaaccAAATCCCGACGATGACGAACCCGGCGCCTAGAAGACCGAACACGGCGAAGAtggcgttgttgttgacctCGTTGGGGTGGATCACGCCGGGGTGGGTGACCTTGACGGTGGGGTCGTCTTTGGTGTCGTCGCCGTcgcgggcgaggaggatggtgtgggCGGCTAGGGGGCCGAGGGATTGGATGTCggaggggaggtgacggcggaggagggtgaggattgTTGGTGCCATGGTGTCTATTGACTGGAacgtgatgatgatgtcaagCCTGATGGCTGACCGGCTAAAGGTTGTGTGTGGTCAAGTCTcggatgaggttgggttggggttgtgaaGGCGAAAAGTCGCTGGTATGTTTTGtcgacaacaacctcccccacTCAAAAATCCACGatcatccaaaaaaaaaaaaaaacaaaaaaaaaacagtcGATGAATTAGCAGATTCCGTGGGATGTGTGTGCAACTGCAAATgcaggagagagaaaggtgCAGCGAAAagtgggtgttgttggtttaATCGCACACTTGCGCACCCCGGTTAACCCAGAAacggaggaggttggggttgcagCTTTCCTTCCTTGCTTCCCAGCCACCCAGCCTTCCAACTCCACTGAAAATCAATCCAAGCCTCTTCCTTGCAGAACACACAATCAAGTTTCAGCCTTAtttcttcgtcatcatcatcaaaatcacCAGGGAAACCACCCTTCCTTTCTTCAACTTTTATGCAATCTGCATATCTGCCATGCCGCCCTGTCAACAACCTGTGTTTGAACTAAAGTAAACAATCCTCACCCAgcaaccacccacccaacctcacccctccaacctcacctcctccaaccctccaaccaatCCCCCCCCGCATCCTCGCCAAGCCCCATCTTCCTTGACACTCGGTCACAACCCACTCAGCTGGTTCCTCCCACCCCACACAGTGTCCGCCTTTTCCCACCGTCCCTCTCACtgtcctcccccctcaacaccaaccaccaatcTCCAAGCTGATATCAACCCGCATGTTATAGGTCAATAACCTCCTCATGCCGTGTCTCTGTCCCTTCTCCCGAACACTCCCGGCCTGCTGCAAGAAAGAAATTAATTGGCCATGTTTAATTTGGGGGCTCATGCCTCTATCCCGCCCCCCCAGTGAACGACGTCTGACAGTTGTCCTGACTACCCGACCTTCTCATCCGCATAGCAACGCAACCTATTTGGGATTTTCACACTCCGTTTCGTCCTACTGGTACCTAACTGGCAGTACGGATAATAGTATGATGATCCACAATCATCCCCTCTTTATAATCAGGCACAGCTAAACGTGTTCGGCCTCAAGAGGGGTAAACCAAACTCTCATTGGCAACACGTGTACAACGCCAGGTCCAAGAGTGGCAGAGAGGCAGTGTCGATCTGCAGATTTTACAACAAGGTAGCGGCGAATCTAATTTCTTCCAAAAATCATGAGATCAGCATCCCAATTGCACAGCATGGATACCCCTCATCATTCAATTCTCTCTTTCATTGTTAACTCTCCAAAAACAAAGGTTAATGATATCAATCTGGCTTGAAACGGCTTGCTCAAGGAAAATAATAATGAGATGGAAACTTCAGAATTAACCCCGGTAGAGAAAACAAAGCAAACACCCTATACAGTTTCTtcccaaaaagcaaaaagaaagccTCCCGATATTAAACCTTAACCCTGTGCCCCTTTCCAAGTTTCCAAGTTtcataccccctccccttgaTCAAAAGGGAGCATGAAACCACATCATAGTACATGACAATATCTTTGAGCCAACAACGCAAAGACTCAACTTCTAGAGTCACCACCCTGCCGCAAGCCGCCATGGTATTTTAGTAGCACAGGATTAAACATGGACATAAAAAGtccccaagaagaaaacagaATGGTGTAAAGAAAGGTTTCCCATCATGAATTTCTCTGCAAACTTGTCCACCAAAAGGAACGAGGGGGTATAAAGCCCGCGCCCAAACAGTTAACCCAACTGAGAAGAGTAtccaaaaaagaaataaataagtaaaaaagcaaaaacgCTCGCTCATATTTCGCCCCAGTGAAACAAGAGTTATGCACACATAAACAGAaacatcatcgtcgtcgtcatcatcctttTGTTGGggttcatcatcatcatcttggaTCGTCTCGGGGTCGCCATTTGGTTGGCCGTTGGCCGCTCCAGGCGTTCCAACAGGCCGTTTACCGACCAAAGTAGTGGTCGTCAGgtcgggaggaggagtacgaGGTAGGGTATTGGGGATAGggtgggatggagggggcgtAGTCGTCAGCACCGACGTACTCATATTCGGGGCTGGCAGCATCGGGGTAGGCGGGATAAGCCGGGGCACGAGGAATGGACCTGGCGCGGGAGGCTCCGCGGGTGCGTGGCCGGACAGGGAAATCGACTCGGGTTCGGCGGTCATCGAGGTCAACCCGGGTGTGGCGGTCATCGTGGTCGCCATAGCTCGCGTCGCTACCACCGCCTCGGTAGCCTAGCGTAGCACCGTTCTTAGTGATGTTGATCTCGGCGCCATCATGGCATTCCATTTCGGCACCGCCAATTTTGAGCGTCGTATTACCCTTTACCCTGATGGTGAAGTCTTCGTCGTGAGCACTAGTGTGCGTGGTCCTCGTCGTGTATGACTGTCGGTAATCGC
Proteins encoded in this window:
- the ssh4 gene encoding Protein ssh4 (COG:U; EggNog:ENOG503NZ1J) — protein: MTNNRHSFHTMDRYDHYPSNPNPAPNGIIIGLLSSFGSAIVILCVFLIIYYFKYTSSGRIFLDRIGRPGEYDDEQAFAREETEALETMDDMQRTEYLRAKAFIAANPPESVQTDISLSQYLAIQEKGVSAWEFEPELEIANCFVEARTEIEFFDSECTVMSNLPVPKQNEVYYWEAKIYEKPDNTLVSIGMCTKPYPLFRLPGFHKHSVAYLSNGSRRYNQPFKGNHYGPQIVQGDVIGVGYRPRTGAIFFTRNGKKLEEAAHGMKTQNFFPSVGANGPCIVHVNFGQAGFVFIEANVKKWGLAPMTGSLAPPPPYGSEQGSILLETGRKDGYTGSYTRGHGGSQSVQLYPRQGGPGLDPGHTRSRSGNFRVLPPTSPGPQRSPTDISLSHLVPTEDAGEPSSAAAAEIHNEEGAQNAGLGVHDPNHPPPPEYTSPEHSDAERDDSDDENRPLINISRSRNGSLATVRARSTSNAQGRPIQQRSSPSPPIPSYQDAILQGAGRDRSGSAMSSRSARSGRTGR
- a CDS encoding hypothetical protein (EggNog:ENOG503P4RX), whose product is MAPTILTLLRRHLPSDIQSLGPLAAHTILLARDGDDTKDDPTVKVTHPGVIHPNEVNNNAIFAVFGLLGAGFVIVGIWFFFWAKNGGFYFKEGDWEDYKSTVLRRPKIGPNGTVYSDVTASTVLGGGSVYKDVDDRTVVTGVTRDGGGRDDDLTTVVSATTGITGITGGVSDFSGREKRRMKREQKEREKERKREDKRREKERKSRRKVGTDGEVVDEEAERLAEEQLRMYRHEKAARVGGINREADGSEWDGSTNPSWSEVSPSGRGMAESTADGGSEVTEGLMAGQQRTPKKEEKKERGIRKVYSTADKNAVRENEKIRAEARKLREEGRRAAAQEKALQPRESRRIKRDFSFTAGAEEAVALRRIDEGNEIASEGTSANTYSDYTRARSKSRPRPPPSEVSSSMPGGWAQSEVSAATASTDDSGTKVYTHSHHIPIASSVSDFAYAEDKRKRRGGAGARRERERTRRDDTSSVD